One genomic window of Medicago truncatula cultivar Jemalong A17 chromosome 1, MtrunA17r5.0-ANR, whole genome shotgun sequence includes the following:
- the LOC25485664 gene encoding putative GEM-like protein 8, giving the protein MQISLLHELVSGTPIIFDQFQNSVNRYLLDSTSHQCQYPSKHQSKSLTNSNKKRLARKADSLSQKVQEHVRLRANISETIKRKLSLGAQILQVGGVEKVFMRYFSVSEDESLLKISQCYLSTTSGPLAGLLFISNEKVAFCSDRSIKVFNQKGQMRRIRYKVTIPLKNIKCVNQSQNVEKPTQKYINIVTVDNFDFWFMGVFNYHKTFNYLEKAISQA; this is encoded by the exons ATGCAGATCTCACTTCTTCATGAGCTAGTTTCTGGAACTCCAATCATATTTGATCAGTTCCAAAATTCCGTTAACAGATACTTACTTGATTCTACCTCTCATCAATGTCAATATCCATCCAAACATCAAAGCAAAA GTTTAACAAATTCGAACAAGAAAAGGCTTGCTAGAAAGGCTGATAGTCTCTCACAAAAAGTCCAAGAACATG TAAGACTTAGAGCAAACATTTCTGAAACAATTAAGAGAAAATTGAGCTTAGGGGCTCAAATTCTTCAAGTGGGTGGAGTGGAGAAAGTGTTTATGCGGTATTTTAGTGTGAGTGAGGACGAGAGCCTGTTGAAAATTTCGCAGTGTTATCTATCCACCACATCTGGCCCTCTAGCCGGTCTCCTCTTCATCTCCAATGAGAAGGTTGCCTTTTGCAGTGACAGATCAATAAAAGTCTTTAATCAGAAAGGTCAAATGCGTAGGATCCGCTATAAG GTTACCATTCCACTAAAGAACATCAAGTGTGTGAATCAAAGTCAAAATGTTGAGAAGCCAACACAAAAGTACATAAACATCGTCACAGTGGACAATTTTGATTTCTGGTTTATGGGTGTCTTTAATTATCATAAAACATTCAACTATCTCGAGAAAGCAATTTCTCAAGCTTAG